Proteins encoded by one window of Manduca sexta isolate Smith_Timp_Sample1 chromosome 12, JHU_Msex_v1.0, whole genome shotgun sequence:
- the LOC115454951 gene encoding uncharacterized protein LOC115454951, with the protein MDTPKLLSGEDLVTRGVTKTFGSLPEIGAKDVTPNGSWLEQKQIQAALEARKHLVEVERIEKFGTLSQAEWRDDLKLAEVTKQTGSYWQFFGHNAGKKLYLRSEEALFLMEVNCLQLKHNEITVSLQKAYSLLLGDEFSINQYKVYASLSRLGYKVFRHREINITSEKETQSEAVPGTSKSDSLGISPENEDDISNAFDKVENSTEIATEQESAEATIILDVAGKPHKNVEGENINEKENSTELTEKTVQENNQSTTKKGTQSPCASSNSNEEQDSTVTNKQSSPENNNNSGEKTPNFEVSNVENNSQHNITTSQHNQSTNTSKSEKSNKRNKFEMKIQKHQSRTLRAVKDTDRFYDELPEMVRQEFVYVNTPEDFYIPRNIFVNKTTYKLNLENLKRKRLKSLSTNSSGSDSEDEIRCLKKLRNVESVPPQNNNIVQLYPHLRLPRINQQFRPFLLWRPQTNFNFINFNTYHQRFQSQFPPRLHFFNRPNPFLRPFPNVNILDSNNVNDNSFRRAPKRPRNAKQFHLQAVTNLAAKVKNHVLSGNLVLPGNTQMHTVHALQKLLHAYNVKFNAKLRLSPQFELVDETNVVETIELDVEEETQSKKPRLEEDTFNENFNKLRLIAQKLRNLEMTGISTSSHRRALSAAIRTFNKSYNADVYLNDKYEMIDRRYITLDSSSDSECVVQEDKKSHKTKKLKNPFYILKHLSEKQSNGNASTSKDNTESEFEYVAKTNKRTSSCDEDSMDEEIDTTWWTEDNKLAKAELCSNNEDNLCVTYQEDELLYDFLKSHKKNYQDWVEIKIAFAKYLKQINKQYETEHTNILAMTIENQSNLRSIIGPEDCSDMPTLLKKLRIIKTNRSVDAESNVKIDFDVYNRDVPNFRKSNLPKPHFRVVCYSDSSKLPSGSDIASLHAKYDDKIPTVFAVVGVGSVSYLQINSVDLPVYLPTNIQ; encoded by the exons ATGGATACTCCAAAACTACTATC AGGAGAAGACCTGGTAACCAGGGGAGTTACGAAAACATTTGGTAGTCTCCCCGAGATTGGAGCGAAAGATGTGACGCCTAATGGTTCGTGGTTGGAGCAAAAGCAAATTCAAGCTGCTTTAGAAGCAAGAAAACATTTGGTAGAAGTAGAAAGGATAGAGAAgtt tgGTACATTAAGCCAGGCAGAATGGAGGGATGATCTAAAACTTGCCGAAGTAACAAAGCAGACGGGAAGCTATTGGCAATTCTTTGGACATAATGCTGGAAAAAAGTTGTATCTCAGATCTGAAgaagcattatttttaatggaagTT AATTGCTTACAATTGAAGCACAATGAAATTACAGTATCCTTACAGAAAGCATATTCTTTGCTGCTTGGTGATGAATTCtcaataaatcaatacaaaGTGTATGCTTCCCTAAGTCGGTTGGGCTATAAAGTATTTAGACacagagaaataaatataactagtgAAAAGGAAACACAATCTGAAGCAGTTCCAGGGACTTCTAAAAGTGATTCACTAGGTATCAGTCCAGAAAATGAAGATGACATATCAAATGCATTTGATAAGGTGGAAAATAGTACTGAAATAGCTACAGAACAAGAAAGTGCAGAAGCTACAATCATTTTAGATGTAGCTGGAAAACCTCACAAGAATGTTGAAGgggaaaatattaatgaaaaagaaaatagtaCTGAACTTACTGAAAAAACTGTACAAGAAAATAATCaatcaacaacaaaaaaaggTACACAAAGTCCTTGTGCCAGTAGTAACAGTAATGAAGAGCAGGATAGTACAGTAACGAATAAACAAAGCTCACCAGAGAATAATAACAATTCAG gtGAAAAGACACCAAATTTTGAAGTAAGTAATGTTGAAAATAattctcaacataatattacaacttCACAACATAATCAGAGCACAAATACATCAAAATCAGAAAAAagtaacaaaagaaataaatttgaaatgaaaatacaaaaacatcaaAGTCGAACGTTGAGAGCCGTTAAAGATACCGATAGGTTTTACGACGAATTACCTGAAATGGTGAGACAAGAATTCGTCTATGTAAACACACCTGAGGATTTCTATATacctagaaatatttttgttaacaaaactacatacaaattaaatttagaaaatctTAAAAGAAAGAGGTTGAAATCTTTGTCGACAAATTCGTCAGGCAGTGATTCAGAAGATGAAATACGATGTCTTAAAAAATTAAGGAATGTTGAATCTGTTCCAccgcaaaataataatatagtacaaCTATATCCGCATTTAAGGTTGCCAAGAATCAACCAGCAATTTCGACCCTTTCTATTGTGGAGGCCGCAAACTAATTTCAATTTCATCAACTTTAACACATATCATCAGAGATTTCAGAGCCAATTTCCGCCcagattacatttttttaataggcCAAATCCGTTTTTAAGACCATTTCCAAACGTAAACATCTTAGATTCAAATAATGTTAACGATAATTCATTCCGTAGAGCGCCGAAAAGGCCAAGAAATGCTAAGCAGTTTCATTTGCAAGCAGTTACAAATCTTGCTGCCAAAGTGAAAAACCATGTTTTGTCAGGAAATTTGGTATTGCCTGGCAACACACAAATGCATACTGTTCATGCGCTACAAAAGCTTTTGCATGcctataatgtaaaatttaatgcaaaattaCGTCTTAGTCCGCAATTTGAGTTAGTAGATGAAACAAATGTTGTAGAAACAATAGAATTAGATGTTGAAGAAGAAACACAAAGTAAAAAGCCACGATTGGAAGAAGATACATTTAACGAGAACTTCAACAAATTGCGATTGATAGCTCAGAAATTAAGGAATCTCGAAATGACGGGTATTTCTACATCAAGCCACAGGCGCGCTTTATCTGCAGCTATTAGAACATTCAACAAATCATACAATGCCGATGTTTACTTAAATGATAAATATGAAATGATCGATCGGAGATACATAACGCTCGACTCGAGTTCCGATAGTGAATGTGTTGTGCAGGAAGATAAGAAAAgtcataaaacaaagaaattgaaGAATcctttttacatattaaaacatcTTTCTGAAAAACAAAGCAATGGAAATGCTAGTACCAGTAAAGATAACACAGAATCTGAATTTGAATACGTAGCCAAAACCAATAAAAGGACATCATCATGTGATGAGGATTCTATGGATGAAGAAATCGATACAACTTGGTGGACTGAAGACAATAAACTCGCCAAAGCAGAATTATGTTCAAACAATGAAGATAATTTATGCGTGACATATCAAGAAGATGAACTTCTGTAtgattttttgaaaagtcataAGAAAAACTACCAGGACTGggttgaaattaaaatagcgtttgcgaaatatttaaaacaaataaataaacagtatgAGACTGAACATACAAATATCCTAGCCATGACAATTGAAAATCAGTCTAATTTACGTTCTATAATAGGCCCAGAAGACTGCTCAGACATgccaacattattaaaaaagttaagaattattaaaactaacagATCGGTGGATGCAGAGAGTAATGTTAAGATTGACTTCGATGTTTATAATAGAGATGTACCAAATTTTAGGAAGTCTAATCTACCAAAGCCACATTTCAGGGTTGTTTGTTACAG TGACTCATCAAAGTTACCGTCGGGAAGCGACATAGCCTCCCTCCACGCCAAGTATGATGACAAAATACCTACAGTATTCGCTGTTGTGGGTGTAGGATCAGTATCATATTTACAAATCAACTCTGTTGATTTACCCGTATACTTACCAACCAACATCCAgtga
- the LOC115454895 gene encoding heparan sulfate glucosamine 3-O-sulfotransferase 3B1 produces MKWVPVLSKRTMFIYFILLFLLYSLYALNTCLVDETRFSLKYVYLKNHISKYKSATFRLASLLGFNLEEDKYMRLKRNSVSVKRLPDALIIGVKKCGTRALLEFLRLHPDVRAAGSEVHFFDKFYHKGFEWYRERMPPTLEGQITMEKTPSYWVTRSAPRRVYAMNPSVKLLAVVRDPVTRAISDYTQSASKRPSLPRFEELVLINRSAGWDGKTAVDALWAPVRLGVYARPLRRWLRRFRRRSLLLINGEQLISDPAAEMAKVQEFLGLKKVITEKHFYFNSTKGFPCLLKSESRSTPHCLGKTKGRSHPHIDPKTIEQLRDFYRPYNEKFYQLAGINFGWP; encoded by the exons ATGAAATGGGTTCCAGTGCTCTCGAAGCGaactatgtttatatatttcatattattatttctattatattcattatatgCACTGAATACCTGTTTAGTTGACGAAACGAGG ttttctctaaaatatgtatatttaaaaaatcacataTCAAAATACAAGAGTGCTACTTTTCGTTTGGCTTCCCTCCTTGGGTTTAACTTAGAAGAGGACAAGTATATGAGACTGAAACGTAACTCTGTGTCAGTTAAGAGATTACCGGACGCACTCATCATTGGCGTTAAAAAATGTGGAACTAGAGCACTGTTGGAATTTTTAAG ACTTCATCCTGATGTTAGAGCTGCAGGTTCAGAAGTGCATTTCTTTGATAAATTTTACCATAAAGGCTTTGAATGGTATAG GGAGAGAATGCCACCTACATTGGAGGGTCAGATCACTATGGAAAAAACCCCATCATACTGGGTGACTCGATCTGCACCAAGAAGAGTTTATGCTATGAACCCTTCCGTGAAGTTGTTAGCTGTTGTCCGTGATCCTGTCACGCGTGCCATAAGTGACTATACGCAGTCTGCAAg TAAAAGACCTTCTTTGCCGCGTTTCGAGGAGTTGGTACTGATTAACAGATCGGCGGGGTGGGACGGCAAGACTGCTGTGGACGCACTCTGGGCGCCGGTGAGGCTTGGGGTGTATGCGAGGCCATTGAGGAGATGGTTACGTCGGTTCCGTCGTCGAAGTCTGCTGCTGATCAATGGGGAACAACTTATCAGTGATCCCGCAGCCGAAATGGCTAAAGTTCAG GAGTTCCTTGGTCTTAAAAAGGTGATAACGGAAAAGCACTTCTACTTTAACTCGACAAAAGGTTTTCCATGCCTTCTGAAATCGGAAAGCAGATCTACTCCACACTGCCTGGGGAAAACAAAAGGCAGGAGTCACCCACATATAGACCCAAAAACTATAGAACAGTTGAGAGATTTCTATAGGCCCTACAATGAAAAGTTCTACCAACTGGCAGGGATTAACTTTGGTTGGCCTTGA
- the LOC115451496 gene encoding HMG1/2-like protein translates to MTVQQLNSNISDDSDDMVSLPSEEEIYRRKYQLLLERCEVLQQDNERIINRIHEVKRISKRYRKDIRLLAARLDRHGDPFRTVALEIETKSDVNTRPSRPSVKTQPVKQEKQNATTKKAASKRKSKADKPEKDPNAPKKPCNAFFQFCQEQRPLVVAESNSDTGAEPSKQEVTRQLASRWRALSSDEKRVYVAMFERSKEKYVEQMSAYIKKEQ, encoded by the exons atgacagTCCAACAGCTCAACTCTAATATTTCTGACGACTCTGATGATATGGTTAGTTTACCATCTGAGGAGGAGATTTATAGGCGAAAATATCAGTTGTTATTGGAACGATGTGAAGTATTGCAACAGGATAACGAAAGAATCATAAATAG AATACACGAGGTGAAGAGGATATCCAAACGATATCGTAAAGATATCAGGTTACTGGCAGCTCGATTGGACAGACATGGTGATCCTTTCCGAACAGTCGCTCTGGAGATAGAAACGAAGTCTGATGTGAATACCAGGCCAAGCCGCCCTAGTGTTAAGACACAGCCAGTTAAACAGGAAAAACAAAATGCTACCACAAAAAAAGCTGCCTCAAAGAGAAAGAGTAAAGCTGACAAG CCTGAAAAGGACCCCAATGCACCCAAGAAGCCATGTAATGCATTTTTCCAATTCTGCCAAGAGCAAAGGCCATTGGTAGTAGCAGAGTCAAATTCAGACACAGGTGCCGAACCATCTAAGCAGGAAGTCACAAGGCAGTTAGCTTCAAGATGGAGGGCACTAAGCAGTGATGAGAAGAGG GTATATGTGGCTATGTTTGAGAGATCAAAGGAGAAATATGTAGAGCAGATGTCAGCATACATTAAAAAGGAGCAATGA
- the LOC115451494 gene encoding hydroxyacylglutathione hydrolase, mitochondrial isoform X1, with product MLARIVNSLPFGLSQQITKLYFQALIRNQRGAHSSQEHFIYKNMDVKILPALQDNYMYLIVDKATNEAAIVDPVEPKTVLEAVQKQGVKLTTVLTTHHHWDHAGGNEDLVKQHPGLQVYGGDDRIGALTQKVQHNYKFNVGNLNIQCLFTPCHTSGHICYFVTAPEEGSEPAVFTGDTLFLGGCGRFFEGTADQMYKALITILSKLPDHTNVFCGHEYSLQNLKFASHVEPHNEEVHKKIAWSKQQREDGKPTVPSTIAEEKLYNPFMRVTEPSVQKHAGKQDPIEAMKAIRLEKDHFKG from the exons atgcTCGCTAGAATCGTTAATTCATTGCCGTTTGGGCTGTCGCAACAAATTACCAAACTCTATTTTCAag cgCTTATTCGCAACCAACGGGGTGCTCATAGCAGTCAAgaacactttatatacaaaaacatgGATGTTAAAATATTGCCAGCACTTCAAGACAATTACATGTACTTGATTGTGGACAAAGCTACAAATGAAGCTGCCATTGTCGATCCCGTTGAGCCTAAAACTGTTCTTGAAGCAGTTCAAAAGCAAGGAGTTAAATTGACCACTGTACTAACTACACACCACCACTG GGACCATGCAGGTGGTAATGAAGACCTTGTCAAACAGCACCCAGGTCTGCAAGTATATGGAGGTGATGACAGGATCGGTGCCCTCACACAAAAAGTTCAGCACAACTACAAGTTTAACGTGGGAAACCTTAACATACAGTGTCTGTTTACACCATGTCACACATCTGGACATATCTGTTACTTTGTCACTGCTCCAGAAGAAGGCAGTGAACCTGCTGTATTTACAG GAGACACATTGTTCTTAGGTGGATGTGGCAGGTTCTTTGAAGGTACTGCTGATCAAATGTACAAAGCTCTCATCACCATTCTGAGCAAACTTCCGGATCATACCAATGTGTTTTGTGGCCATGAATACTCTTTACAGAACTTAAAATTTGCTTCCCATGTGGAACCACATAATGAAGAGGTCCATAAGAAGATTGCTTGGTCGAAACAGCAACGAGAAGATGGAAAGCCTACA GTGCCTTCAACTATTGCTGAGGAAAAGTTATATAACCCATTTATGAGAGTAACTGAACCGTCTGTACAAAAACATGCTGGTAAACAAGACCCCATAGAGGCAATGAAAGCCATCCGCCTTGAGAAAGACCATTTTAAGGGTTAA
- the LOC115451494 gene encoding hydroxyacylglutathione hydrolase, mitochondrial isoform X2 — MDVKILPALQDNYMYLIVDKATNEAAIVDPVEPKTVLEAVQKQGVKLTTVLTTHHHWDHAGGNEDLVKQHPGLQVYGGDDRIGALTQKVQHNYKFNVGNLNIQCLFTPCHTSGHICYFVTAPEEGSEPAVFTGDTLFLGGCGRFFEGTADQMYKALITILSKLPDHTNVFCGHEYSLQNLKFASHVEPHNEEVHKKIAWSKQQREDGKPTVPSTIAEEKLYNPFMRVTEPSVQKHAGKQDPIEAMKAIRLEKDHFKG, encoded by the exons atgGATGTTAAAATATTGCCAGCACTTCAAGACAATTACATGTACTTGATTGTGGACAAAGCTACAAATGAAGCTGCCATTGTCGATCCCGTTGAGCCTAAAACTGTTCTTGAAGCAGTTCAAAAGCAAGGAGTTAAATTGACCACTGTACTAACTACACACCACCACTG GGACCATGCAGGTGGTAATGAAGACCTTGTCAAACAGCACCCAGGTCTGCAAGTATATGGAGGTGATGACAGGATCGGTGCCCTCACACAAAAAGTTCAGCACAACTACAAGTTTAACGTGGGAAACCTTAACATACAGTGTCTGTTTACACCATGTCACACATCTGGACATATCTGTTACTTTGTCACTGCTCCAGAAGAAGGCAGTGAACCTGCTGTATTTACAG GAGACACATTGTTCTTAGGTGGATGTGGCAGGTTCTTTGAAGGTACTGCTGATCAAATGTACAAAGCTCTCATCACCATTCTGAGCAAACTTCCGGATCATACCAATGTGTTTTGTGGCCATGAATACTCTTTACAGAACTTAAAATTTGCTTCCCATGTGGAACCACATAATGAAGAGGTCCATAAGAAGATTGCTTGGTCGAAACAGCAACGAGAAGATGGAAAGCCTACA GTGCCTTCAACTATTGCTGAGGAAAAGTTATATAACCCATTTATGAGAGTAACTGAACCGTCTGTACAAAAACATGCTGGTAAACAAGACCCCATAGAGGCAATGAAAGCCATCCGCCTTGAGAAAGACCATTTTAAGGGTTAA